The DNA segment TCGGCATGCTGGAGCGCCAGCGCGTCAAGGTCTGGCTGAACCGGGCTTACGGGGAGATGGCTGCGCTGGCGTTGTGATGGGGCAGAACTGGCGGCCGGGGCGCCATCGCCGCCCCGGCCGCTGTTGCCGACGATGCGCGCGCCACGGCGCCAGCGCGTGCTGCCCGGGGGTTACGTAGCGCCCTGAACCCCATCGCCGGCAGCCTCCAGTCCAGCAAGCGCCTGCTGTGTCAGCAGCGCTTCGCCGTTCACCGCACGTGCGATCAGGGCATCAGGCTCCGCGACCGGGATTGCCTGCGCCTGGTACCACGCGTCGTCGTAGTAGGTGTGGCTATAGCGTTCGCCGCTATCGCACAGCAGGTTGACGATAGCCCCCTCCTCACCCGCAGCCGCCATCCGCTCGGCCAGGTACAGCACACCGACGAAATTCGTGCCTGTCGAGCCGCCCACGCGACGCCCGAAGCGCCCCGCCAGATAGCGCATCGCGGCAAAGGACAAGGCATCGGGCACCTTGAGCATCGCATCGATGCACGTCGGAATAAAGGAGCGTTCGACGCGCGGGCGGCCGATGCCCTCGATCCTCGATCCCGCGTCTAGGCTCAGGCTGCTGTCCGGCTGGCCCGCCAGCGTACTTTTGAAATAGTCGAAAAATACGGAGTTCTCGGGGTCCGCGCAAAGAATGCGGGTTTTATGTCGACTGTAGGCAACGTAGCGGCCCAATGTTGCGGCGGTGCCGCCGGTACCTCCGCTGGCCACGAGCCACGCCGGAACCGGGTGCTCCTCGTCAGCCATCTGCTTGAAAATCGACTCGGCGATATTGTTGTTGGCGCGCCAGTCGGTAGCACGCTCCGCATAGGTGAACTGGTCCATGAAATGGCCCCCGGTCTCCAGCGCGATACAGTGCGATTCCGTATAGATGTCCGCCGGATTGGCAACCAGTTGGCAGCGCCCGCCATAGAATTCGATCGCCTCGATTTTCGCCCTTGAGGTACCCGCCGGAATCACCGCCACAAAGGGCAGGCCGAGCAGCCTGGCAAAGTAGGCTTCGGAGATGGCCGTCGAACCGCTGGATGCCTCCACGATGGTGCTTTTTTCGCTCAGCCAGCCATTGCAAAGCGCGTAGAGAAACAGCGATCTCGCCAGGCGATGTTTCAGGCTGCCGGTCGGATGGCTGGATTCATCCTTGAAATAGAACTGGATACGGGGATAGCCCGGCAGGTCCAGCGGAATCAGGTGCGTATCGGCGCTGCGGTTGAAGTCGGCTTCGATCTTGCGAATCGCTTCGCGGGTCCAGTCAGAGCGCGGCATGGGAACCCTCACGGTAAATGACTGCGCCGCGGCGCGTCGATTGGCGTTGCGAGATTTCGATCATAGACCATCAGAGCAACCGGCTTGCCCGCCGGCACGACGACCAGCGCTTATGACAGCAGCCCACGCCACAACGCCAGCTTCTGCTCGAAATTGCGCGCCGCATGTGCCGGGCTCGATGAGGGCAGCACCACCGTCTCATAGCCTGCCGCCGCAAACTGCGCGGCGAAGCGACCCGACGTGCCGCCGTTAAAACCGACGCGGCGCAACGCAGGCGCCAGCGCCTTGAGCCGCACGAAGTCGTTGGCCTGCGGATGGCGGATATTGCTGTCCAGGCTGCCCTCGCGCACGCAGGCGCCGAGCACGTCCCACACGCCGATGCCGTAGGATAGGAGCCGCGCCAGCCGATCAGCGTAAGGCAAATCAGGCAGGGGCTCACCGGTCAGCGCGCCCAGCAGCGGCCAGAACTGGTTGGGATTTTGGTCAATTTGACACCTTGGAGCCAGCCCAGGTATCCGCCCCCCCAGGAAGCGGTATGCGTCGACGAACGCCACAGATGTCGTGACGGCTGCTGATAGCAGCGTCGTGCTTGCGCCGCACAGAGGTTCCGCATATTACTAAGCTACCCCGAATTCCCTGCGCGGGACTGTTGCGCCGCAACA comes from the Cupriavidus basilensis genome and includes:
- a CDS encoding PLP-dependent cysteine synthase family protein — its product is MPRSDWTREAIRKIEADFNRSADTHLIPLDLPGYPRIQFYFKDESSHPTGSLKHRLARSLFLYALCNGWLSEKSTIVEASSGSTAISEAYFARLLGLPFVAVIPAGTSRAKIEAIEFYGGRCQLVANPADIYTESHCIALETGGHFMDQFTYAERATDWRANNNIAESIFKQMADEEHPVPAWLVASGGTGGTAATLGRYVAYSRHKTRILCADPENSVFFDYFKSTLAGQPDSSLSLDAGSRIEGIGRPRVERSFIPTCIDAMLKVPDALSFAAMRYLAGRFGRRVGGSTGTNFVGVLYLAERMAAAGEEGAIVNLLCDSGERYSHTYYDDAWYQAQAIPVAEPDALIARAVNGEALLTQQALAGLEAAGDGVQGAT
- a CDS encoding DNA-deoxyinosine glycosylase translates to MAFVDAYRFLGGRIPGLAPRCQIDQNPNQFWPLLGALTGEPLPDLPYADRLARLLSYGIGVWDVLGACVREGSLDSNIRHPQANDFVRLKALAPALRRVGFNGGTSGRFAAQFAAAGYETVVLPSSSPAHAARNFEQKLALWRGLLS